The Bacteroidota bacterium genome includes the window TCGTCTCAATCACCTGTTCATCCACCCAGCGGTACACCCGACGATTGCCGTGTTGACTCCGTGTACACTGTGAGCGTAGTGTGCACCCCTTACACACGATCCCCTCGTACACCCTCGTCTCTTTGCCCCCTTTTGTCGATTGAAATCGATAGGTGAGCTCTTGAGATGCAGGACAGATGTAGCAATCACGGGTGGGATCATACCGGAAGTCTTTGTCGGTGTAGAGACCGAGCAGTTTATTCTGCGATTTCTCCGGCTCCGGGACGTAGCAGGTAATCTGCTCATCCTCGCACCGTTTGATCTCAGCCTTGTTGTAGTAGCCCGCATCGGCAGTCACCTCAAGCGTCTGAACGCCGAGGGTCTCTTTTGCCCTGATCGCCATCCGGGATAACTGGTTCTGGTCGTTGGTGTCGCTTGTCGTATCGTGATCCACAATGAGCTTATGCTTCGAATCGACCGCAATCTGCACGTTATAACTCGCGTCCACACCCTGAGTCCCGGTGCGCATCATCCGGCTATCGGGATCAGTCTGGGAGATCTGCGATTGTCCGGTCTCCAGGAGCATCTGTTCCAGCCGCTCCAACTCTCGCTTGTGTTCTTCGAGCTTGGCGATCTGATCGTTCAGCTCTTTAGCTCGAGCACTCGGGATAACCTTTTCCTCCGCCTCATCCTCACCAGCGAGAAGGGCAAAATATGCCGCAATCTTCTCGTCGATGCTTGTGAACATCTGCCGGAGCTTTTCGGTGGTGTAGGTGCGACTATTGTGGTTGGAAGCGCTGAATTTACTCCCGTCGATCGCGATCAGTTCACCTCCGAAGAGATCCATCTTCTTGCAGAGCAGGGTGAACTGCCGGCAGAGCTTCTTGAGCCCGTCCGCGTTATCCTTCCGGAAATCGGCAATCGTCTTGAAATCGGGGTGGAGCTTCCTCAGAAGCCACAACAGCTCA containing:
- a CDS encoding IS1182 family transposase; its protein translation is EGSDRGQRMLFPESVDDYITGDNPVRFIEAFVESQDLIKLGFTHAIPEETGRPPYDPRDLCKLYIYGYLNKIRSSRQLEHATYRNIELLWLLRKLHPDFKTIADFRKDNADGLKKLCRQFTLLCKKMDLFGGELIAIDGSKFSASNHNSRTYTTEKLRQMFTSIDEKIAAYFALLAGEDEAEEKVIPSARAKELNDQIAKLEEHKRELERLEQMLLETGQSQISQTDPDSRMMRTGTQGVDASYNVQIAVDSKHKLIVDHDTTSDTNDQNQLSRMAIRAKETLGVQTLEVTADAGYYNKAEIKRCEDEQITCYVPEPEKSQNKLLGLYTDKDFRYDPTRDCYICPASQELTYRFQSTKGGKETRVYEGIVCKGCTLRSQCTRSQHGNRRVYRWVDEQVIETMHRRMLEQPEKVKKRKELVEHPFGTIKRSMNQGYFLMRGRAKVSAEVSLSVLAYNIKRVLNIIGLPKLVEAIKTLVGGAVRSVCHFFCSIDPRAEQIF